ACCGTCAGGATGCCGTTGCCGATCGGCAGGCCGTCCAGCGTCAGCGCCATCAGGCCGCGCGCGCTCTCGTTGGCGACGACCTCGAAATGATAGGTCTCGCCGCGAATGATCACGCCCAGCGCGACGAAGCCGTCATAGCGGCCCGTCTCGGCCGCCATCGCGATCGCGGCGGGCACTTCCAGCGCGCCCGGCACGGTCACCAGCTCGTGG
This DNA window, taken from Sphingomonas sp. AP4-R1, encodes the following:
- the ribH gene encoding 6,7-dimethyl-8-ribityllumazine synthase; amino-acid sequence: MARFLIVEARFYTHLNDMLIEGARAALEEAGHSHELVTVPGALEVPAAIAMAAETGRYDGFVALGVIIRGETYHFEVVANESARGLMALTLDGLPIGNGILTVENEAQALARARRTEKDKGGEAAKAAIAMLGLKEKFS